A genomic stretch from Schistosoma haematobium chromosome 4, whole genome shotgun sequence includes:
- the CPSF6_1 gene encoding Cleavage and polyadenylation specificity factor subunit 6 (EggNog:ENOG410V9D2~COG:A), which yields MAGDNTEIDLYDNIDEDFVQECTDLTELYDDVIAPIKSENSSGVPSMASKHSYSSSAPPGRRVSVYVGNLTWWTTDLDLLEAASGIGINDVIEIKFHENRQNGQSKGFCVMVFGSEQSMRLAMDKFPKIDLHGQNPVVTSYTKHNLSVFEKAAGSDNQATARPRTEEMQTMKVSGGTTGVLGNRLPPPLMATPTMPASLGFSVRNNSPLMGQVVPNVRNAANLSSSIQQALANHNSHSGLGGNANVNQLPLNFPGSTGVLMPPSGMSTATLAANATGLLPSNFTLPSTIATSIATNAHVNPNFLTQQVPGNPPMLPNSLPPGVMQLPTQNNDSSVRPQFDHYGRPVIHTYTPRKSLLIV from the exons ATGGCGGGTGATAACACTGAAATAGACTTGTATGATAATATTGACGAGGACTTCGTGCAG GAATGTACCGATCTCACAGAGTTATATGACGATGTTATCGCACCAATTAAGTCAGAGAATTCTTCTGGCGTTCCATCAATG GCCTCTAAGCACTCATATAGTTCTTCAGCTCCTCCAGGGCGCCGTGTATCAGTCTATGTCGGTAATTTGACTTGG TGGACAACAGATTTAGATTTGCTAGAAGCAGCATCAGGTATCGGTATTAACGatgttattgaaataaaatttcacGAAAACCGACAAAATGGTCAATCCAAAGG GTTTTGTGTAATGGTTTTCGGGTCAGAACAGTCCATGCGTTTGGCTATGGACAAATTTCCAAAAATAGATCTCCACGGCCAAAATCCTGTTGTCACAAGCTATACAAAGCACAATTTGAGCGTTTTTGAAAAAGCCGCTGGCAGCGACAATCAGGCTACTGCCCGACCTCGCACGGAAGAAATGCAGACAATGAAGGTGTCTGGAG GCACTACTGGTGTTTTGGGGAACCGCTTACCGCCTCCATTAATGGCTACACCTACTATGCCTGCATCACTTGGATTCAGTGTACGCAATAACAGTCCTTTGATGGGACAAGTCGTCCCAAACGTTCGAAATGCAGCCAATCTGTCATCTAGTATTCAACAAGCTCTTGCTAATCACAATTCACACTCCGGCTTAGGCGGAAATGCAAACGTAAATCAATTGCCTTTAAACTTTCCGGGTTCAACCGGCGTTCTAATGCCTCCGAGTGGCATGTCAACAGCAACCTTAGCAGCAAATGCTACAGGACTATTACCCTCAAACTTCACTCTTCCTAGCACGATTGCAACATCCATCGCAACAAATGCTCATGTGAACCCAAATTTTTTGACACAACAAGTACCGGGAAATCCTCCGATGTTACCAAATTCTTTGCCACCTGGTGTAATGCAGTTGCCTACTCAGAACAATGATTCCAGTGTAAGACCACAGTTTGATCATTACGGGAGACCGGTTATTCATACTTATACCCCTCGTAAGTCCTTATTAATAGTTTAG